A single Luteitalea sp. DNA region contains:
- a CDS encoding TonB-dependent receptor plug domain-containing protein, translating into MGMRVFWRRLGYGCAASMMALVLFEASASAQVDTATILGTVKDSSGGVLPGATVTITHEGQGFTLSTVTREDGTYIFTPIRTGTYTVQVELPSFRTVERRGLTVSIQQQAQVDLTLEPGGVAEELVVTADAPLLETGSGTVGQTLPSEVIENLPMAGRDYTALARLSVGVLPPQQGARAPLQFSANGVRPAQNNYLLDGIDNNTSNVDFLSGVAYVIKPPVDAVDEIKMLTSSFSAEYGRAGGAVMNTTLKSGTSQFRGSVWEFHRNEKLNANDYFANAADLEKGDFLTNQFGFTAGGPLFGSNTFWFADYEGNLMEEANTWVTSVPTAGQRGSGFTDFSDLLALQSGIVGPDILGRSFARGTIFDPATTRQLQAGQLDPVTGRVATTTGHVRDAFPGNRIPANRLSADGRRLLELYPEPNQAGLTNNYVVNRTNTFDTHSFDIRVDHNFSANDRFFARYSFSDNKKVRPPPFEGVGDGGGFNEGTETVRVNGLAVSHTHMFSPTLINEARLGVSREHTNRLQPNGDDTSDIPGQFGIGGIPQLPGNGGLPTLEISDLRLLGHGGWVVSERFSNTVQFSNNLTKVYKSHTFKGGYMYQDIFFGSTQPPFARGTYNWDGRYTSLVNERDGSTARAQ; encoded by the coding sequence ATGGGGATGCGAGTGTTCTGGAGACGGCTCGGCTATGGGTGTGCGGCGTCGATGATGGCGCTGGTGCTGTTCGAGGCATCCGCAAGCGCGCAGGTCGACACGGCGACGATTCTCGGCACGGTGAAAGACTCCTCGGGCGGGGTGTTGCCTGGCGCCACGGTCACCATTACACACGAGGGGCAGGGGTTCACGCTCTCCACCGTGACGCGCGAAGATGGCACGTACATCTTCACGCCGATTCGCACGGGCACGTACACGGTGCAGGTGGAGCTTCCAAGCTTCCGGACTGTCGAGAGGCGCGGTCTCACCGTCAGCATTCAACAGCAAGCGCAGGTGGACTTGACGCTCGAGCCTGGCGGCGTCGCCGAAGAATTGGTGGTGACCGCCGACGCGCCGCTTCTCGAGACCGGGAGTGGGACCGTTGGTCAGACGCTGCCGTCCGAGGTCATCGAGAACTTGCCGATGGCGGGACGCGACTACACAGCTCTTGCACGCCTCAGCGTCGGGGTCCTGCCGCCGCAGCAGGGGGCGCGCGCACCGCTCCAGTTCTCCGCGAATGGGGTCAGGCCCGCGCAGAACAACTACTTGCTCGACGGCATCGACAACAACACGAGCAATGTCGACTTCCTGAGCGGCGTGGCCTATGTCATCAAGCCCCCTGTCGACGCGGTCGACGAGATCAAGATGCTGACGAGCTCGTTCAGCGCCGAGTACGGCCGCGCGGGCGGGGCCGTGATGAACACGACGCTCAAGTCGGGGACGAGTCAATTTCGCGGCAGCGTCTGGGAGTTCCACCGGAACGAAAAGCTCAACGCCAACGATTACTTCGCCAATGCGGCCGACCTCGAGAAGGGTGATTTCCTCACGAATCAGTTCGGCTTCACGGCGGGGGGACCGTTGTTCGGGAGCAACACGTTCTGGTTTGCCGACTACGAGGGAAACCTCATGGAGGAAGCAAACACCTGGGTGACCAGCGTACCCACGGCAGGGCAGCGCGGGAGCGGGTTCACCGACTTCTCCGATCTGCTCGCCCTCCAAAGTGGCATCGTCGGACCGGACATCCTCGGCCGCTCCTTCGCGCGCGGCACGATCTTCGACCCGGCGACGACCCGCCAGCTCCAGGCGGGGCAGCTGGATCCGGTCACGGGCAGGGTGGCCACCACGACGGGCCACGTTCGCGATGCGTTTCCAGGCAACAGGATTCCCGCGAACCGTTTGAGCGCGGACGGGCGCCGGCTGTTGGAGCTCTATCCGGAGCCGAACCAAGCCGGCTTGACCAACAACTACGTGGTCAACCGCACCAACACGTTCGACACCCACTCGTTCGACATCCGCGTCGACCACAACTTCAGTGCGAACGATCGCTTCTTCGCGCGCTACAGCTTCTCGGACAACAAGAAGGTGCGGCCTCCACCCTTCGAGGGCGTGGGCGACGGCGGTGGCTTCAACGAGGGCACCGAGACCGTACGCGTCAACGGTCTTGCGGTCAGCCACACCCACATGTTCTCGCCGACGCTGATCAACGAGGCACGCCTGGGCGTGAGCCGCGAGCACACGAACCGGCTCCAACCGAACGGTGACGATACCAGTGACATCCCGGGCCAATTCGGCATTGGCGGGATCCCGCAGTTGCCGGGGAACGGCGGGCTGCCCACGCTGGAGATCTCCGATCTCAGACTGCTGGGCCATGGCGGCTGGGTCGTCAGCGAGCGGTTCAGCAACACCGTGCAGTTCAGCAACAACCTCACCAAGGTGTACAAGTCGCACACCTTCAAGGGCGGCTACATGTACCAGGACATCTTCTTCGGCTCGACGCAGCCGCCCTTCGCGCGGGGCACGTACAACTGGGACGGCCGGTACACGTCCTTGGTCAACGAACGCGACGGGTCCACCGCCCGCGCCCAGTT